The nucleotide sequence GACTGTCTCGGAATACACCTCGGAAACCCCCAGTGATGAGGCCCGCGGCCAGTCGCTAGTGGCCCCTGGGCGGGCTTTGGGCCGGCGCAAAGAAGCCGTGGCCCGGGTGCGGTTGGTGCCAGGCAGCGGCGAATGGCAAATCAACGGCCGGTCGCTGGAGGACTATTTCCCTGGCAAGCTGCACCAGCAAGAGGTCCGTTCGCCTTTCACGGTGTTGGACATTGAGGGTCGTTTCGACGTGATCGCTCGGGTCGACGGCGGTGGCGTGTCTGGCCAGGCCGGGGCGCTGCGGTTAGGCATTGCCCGGGCGCTGAACCTGATTGACGAAGAACACAACCGCGCGACTTTGAAGAAGGCCGGCTACCTGACCCGCGACGCGCGCGTCACCGAGCGCAAGAAGGCCGGACTGAAAAAGGCCCGCAAGGCGCCGCAGTACTCGAAGCGCTGATCTAGTCCCGCAGGAGAGAAAATGCCTCGTCTATTTGGTACCGACGGGGTGCGCGGTCTTGCCGGCCGTGACATCTCGGCCACCCTGGCTTTGTCTTTGGCGGCGGCGGCCGCCCGTGAGCTCGAGTTCGAAACATTTGGTACGGCCGATGCCGGAACTGCGGCGGGCGGCAGCGTCGCGGCCGGCGGGTGCACAGTGCCGAAACATTTGAGAGCCATTGTGGGGGTGGATTCGCGCGTTTCTGGTGACATGCTGGCTGACGCTTGTGCGGCCGGGCTAGCTTCGGCCGGGGTTGATGTGGTCTTGGCTGGGGTCATGCCGACGCCTGGCCTGGCCTATTTGACCCACTCCCATGGCTATGACTTGGGCGTGATGATTAGCGCCTCGCATAATCCATTTGCTGACAACGGCATCAAGTTTTTTG is from Micrococcales bacterium and encodes:
- the rpsI gene encoding 30S ribosomal protein S9 — protein: MSEIVEPEEALDEETVSEYTSETPSDEARGQSLVAPGRALGRRKEAVARVRLVPGSGEWQINGRSLEDYFPGKLHQQEVRSPFTVLDIEGRFDVIARVDGGGVSGQAGALRLGIARALNLIDEEHNRATLKKAGYLTRDARVTERKKAGLKKARKAPQYSKR